A genomic segment from Chitinophaga flava encodes:
- a CDS encoding tetratricopeptide repeat protein, with protein MSIHKNIKAVFFLLAVVLMGSIAQAQQAIPQQRFDAANSLYQQSKFTDAAAAYQQLIDEGFELKPLYYNAGNAYYKAGKTGEAVYNYEKALQLAPGDETIKHNLALANQKVSGYVDELPLVFFQQWWQQLQLLHKPNGWAAGCIVLFWLVIAGIMLNRFLPGWKNKFLRWGNYALGTLFALYLIMAIDTYAVANDHQSGIIIQGNTKVKSAPDDNSKDAFEVQEGMKVHISDATKDFCKISLADGKTGWVSCGLIKRL; from the coding sequence ATGTCTATTCATAAAAATATCAAAGCGGTTTTCTTCCTGTTGGCCGTTGTGCTGATGGGCAGTATCGCGCAGGCACAGCAGGCCATTCCGCAACAGCGTTTTGATGCTGCCAATAGCCTCTATCAGCAAAGTAAGTTCACCGATGCTGCGGCTGCCTATCAACAGCTGATCGATGAAGGATTTGAGCTGAAACCACTTTATTACAACGCTGGCAATGCTTATTACAAAGCGGGCAAAACCGGCGAAGCTGTATATAACTACGAAAAAGCATTACAGCTCGCCCCCGGCGACGAGACCATCAAACACAACCTGGCACTTGCCAATCAGAAAGTAAGCGGCTACGTAGATGAGTTACCGTTAGTATTCTTTCAGCAATGGTGGCAACAGCTGCAGCTGCTGCACAAGCCCAACGGCTGGGCGGCCGGCTGTATTGTACTTTTCTGGCTGGTCATTGCAGGTATTATGCTCAACCGGTTCCTGCCCGGTTGGAAAAACAAATTCCTCCGCTGGGGTAATTATGCACTGGGGACCTTGTTTGCCCTGTACCTGATCATGGCTATAGACACCTATGCTGTGGCCAATGACCATCAGTCCGGCATTATCATACAAGGCAATACCAAAGTAAAATCAGCTCCCGACGATAATAGTAAAGATGCCTTCGAAGTACAGGAAGGAATGAAAGTGCATATCTCCGACGCTACAAAAGACTTCTGTAAAATTTCACTGGCCGACGGAAAAACGGGATGGGTTAGCTGCGGGCTGATCAAACGCCTGTAA